One Rissa tridactyla isolate bRisTri1 chromosome 1, bRisTri1.patW.cur.20221130, whole genome shotgun sequence DNA segment encodes these proteins:
- the LOC128916478 gene encoding tetraspanin-7-like, whose protein sequence is MTVLKLSLMAFSFVFWAAGLTMLIIGLWAKVSLGSYLALSANDYPSAPAILLATGAAVIIWGFLGCFGTATEHRGLLRAYSTFLTAVLAAGLTAGLSALLYRQNIAQGFQEGLHQALLAYGEDEGMADALDALQSALSCCGVKSYRDWLTSPWGQGRNGSVPLSCCQARRGCQPSPPNVHGLHRDGCFSKVSAFVSSNMFYVATAALGLALLQLIGIVLACLLAARIPAHRLGIATPR, encoded by the coding sequence ATGACCGTGCTTAAGTTGTCCCTCATGGCCTTCAGCTTCGTCTTCTGGGCAGCGGGGCTGACCATGCTCATCATCGGTCTCTGGGCCAAGGTGTCTCTGGGGAGCTACCTGGCACTGTCGGCCAATGACTACCCCAGCGCCCCTGCCATCCTCTTGGCCACCGGCGCTGCTGTCATCATCTGGGGCTTCCTGGGCTGCTTTGGCACCGCCACAGAGCACCGGGGCCTCCTGCGTGCCTACAGCACCTTCCTGACTGCCGTGCTGGCGGCCGGGCTGACGGCGGGGCTCTCGGCCCTCCTCTACCGCCAGAACATTGCCCAGGGTTTCCAAGAAGGGTTACACCAGGCCCTGCTCGCCTACGGGGAGGATGAGGGGATGGCGGACGCTCTAGATGCTTTGCAGAGTGCCTTGTCTTGCTGTGGTGTGAAGAGCTACCGGGACTGGCTCACCTCGCCCTGGGGGCAGGGGCGAAATGGCTCGGTgcccctcagctgctgccaggcccgccggggctgccagcccagcccgccCAACGTACACGGGCTGCACCGCGACGGTTGCTTCAGCAAGGTGTCGGCCTTCGTCAGCAGCAACATGTTTTACGTTGCCACGGCTGCCCTGGGGTTGGCCCTGCTGCAGCTCATCGGTATTGTGCTGGCCTGCCTGCTGgctgcccgcatccctgcccaCCGGCTGGGCATCGCCACCCCTCGCTGA